A part of Cydia amplana chromosome 24, ilCydAmpl1.1, whole genome shotgun sequence genomic DNA contains:
- the LOC134659356 gene encoding histidine decarboxylase isoform X1 — protein sequence MEHAEFRVKAKEMVDYIADYLENIRERKVYPSVQPGYLHKRLPATPPVQPEAWDDIFKDVDEHIMPGLVHWQSPHMHAYFPALTSYPSIMGDMLSSALNVLCFTWASSPAGTELETIAMNWLGKILGLPECFLNEKNDSPGGGVIQTTASEATLVSLLAARTRALMELSRLNPDLQSSELLGHLICYCSDQAHSSVEKAGLIGLVRMRYIESDEHQSMRGAALEDAILADKENGLVPFWVCATLGTTGSVAFDNLREIGAVCDKHGAWLHVDAAYAGSAFVCPEYRHWMNGIEMADSFAFNPSKWLMVNFDCTAMWVRDSTALHRTFNVNPIYLRHENSGKAIDYMVGSQVSNVKRMLRTKEVKINGEIITNDNELTKTNEDLINDEDLPDDGLNSGDSYHDLYDDEEGLHGYDKMSPGCGEKIQLENPDKKEYLHWQIPLSRRFRALKLWFVLRNYGVSGLQKHIREGVRLAQKFEALVLADQRFEIPQPRNLGMVAFRMKGDNALTERLLKRLNARGYIHAVPACFKGTYVIRFTVTSQRTTNQDILDDWNEIKKVASEILMEVFGSDNGNIVVPKKPRISLKETRELNATFGTSLLLANSPMSPKIVNGTHAAICDYEQVLTSCAQTFAQLKMEPKDSPEMRRRIRAIKMCGKKLSLDSCMDMVQGMMVEQSLPLCHEEGEDVSNGSSPGDRSSLSPSPVTIKQEASPESNQLQLPTRQYRSKSVDVSGLKLDDAKITIDVKNNEIIITPTGSKAITDPVNDTQKSVHFSDLEEKLNIGDKITQAFENFQDGLQMLSEFRQNDNENRAENKDECDTKLTIRGPGSYIKKLIQQFSEDPFGSEDAKPEADRSSSSQTIKEKADAICKKCLHYKGKTSK from the exons ATGGAGCACGCCGAGTTCAGAGTGAAGG ccaAGGAGATGGTAGACTACATAGCGGACTACCTTGAGAACATCCGCGAAAGGAAGGTGTACCCGAGCGTGCAGCCCGGGTACCTGCACAAGCGGTTACCCGCGACCCCGCCCGTGCAGCCTGAGGCTTGGGATGATATCTTTAAGGACGTTGATGAGCATATCATGCCTGGG CTGGTCCACTGGCAGTCCCCCCACATGCACGCGTACTTCCCCGCTCTGACGTCCTATCCGTCCATCATGGGGGACATGCTGTCAAGTGCGCTCAACGTTCTTTGCTTCACCTGG GCATCATCGCCAGCGGGCACAGAGCTGGAGACCATCGCCATGAACTGGCTCGGCAAGATCCTGGGGCTCCCGGAGTGCTTCCTCAATGAGAAGAACGACAGCCCTGGAGGAGGCGTTATCCAG ACCACTGCAAGCGAGGCCACGCTGGTGAGCCTGCTAGCAGCCCGCACCAGGGCTCTCATGGAGCTCTCGAGGCTCAACCCTGACCTGCAGTCTTCAGAACTGTTGGGACACCTCATTTGCTACTGCTCAGACCAGGCGCATTCGTCAGTGGAGAAGGCTGGGCTTATTG GTCTTGTGCGCATGCGCTACATTGAATCGGACGAGCACCAGAGTATGCGTGGCGCAGCACTGGAGGACGCTATACTGGCAGACAAGGAAAACGGACTCGTCCCTTTCTGG GTGTGTGCGACCCTCGGCACGACGGGTTCCGTAGCCTTCGACAATTTGCGTGAAATAGGCGCAGTATGCGACAAGCATGGCGCATGGCTGCATGTGGACGCCGCATATGCGGGCAGCGCTTTCGTCTGTCCAGAGTACAG GCACTGGATGAACGGGATCGAGATGGCAGACTCCTTCGCTTTCAACCCGTCGAAGTGGCTGATGGTCAACTTTGACTGCACTGCCATGTG GGTCAGGGACAGCACTGCTCTACATAGGACCTTTAATGTCAACCCGATTTACCTGAGGCATGAGAATTCAG GAAAAGCTATCGATTACATG GTAGGCTCTCAAGTGTCAAACGTAAAACGAATGTTGCGCACCAAAGAGGTTAAAATTAATGGTGAAATCATCACCAATGATAATGAACTGACAAAAACAAATGAAGATCTGATCAACGATGAAGATTTGCCCGATGATGGATTGAACAGCGGTGATTCATATCATGACCTTTACGACGATGAAGAAGGTCTACATGGTTATGATAAGATGTCCCCTGGGTGTGGAGAGAAGATTCAGCTGGAGAATCCGGATAAAAAGGAATATTTA CATTGGCAGATTCCCTTGAGTCGTCGCTTCAGGGCCTTGAAGCTATGGTTCGTGCTGAGGAACTATGGCGTCTCCGGTCTTCAGAAGCATATCAGAGAG GGTGTCCGCTTGGCCCAGAAGTTCGAAGCGTTGGTGTTGGCTGACCAGCGATTTGAGATCCCACAACCGAGGAATCTAG GCATGGTGGCCTTCCGTATGAAGGGAGACAACGCTCTCACAGAGCGTCTGCTCAAACGCCTGAACGCCCGCGGCTACATCCACGCCGTACCCGCTTGCTTCAAGGGGACGTACGTCATCCGGTTCACCGTGACGTCACAGAGGACCACCAACCAGGACATACTCg ATGATTGGAACGAGATCAAGAAAGTGGCTTCGGAGATCCTGATGGAGGTGTTCGGATCTGACAACGGGAACATCGTGGTGCCGAAGAAGCCCAGGATCTCTCTCAAAG AGACCCGTGAGCTGAACGCGACCTTCGGGACCAGCCTACTCCTGGCCAACAGCCCGATGAGTCCCAAGATAGTGAACGGTACCCACGCGGCCATCTGCGACTATGAGCAGGTGCTCACATCCTGCGCACAGACCTTCGCGCAGCTTAAGATGGAACCGAAGGATAGTCCTG AGATGCGTCGCCGCATCCGCGCGATAAAGATGTGCGGGAAGAAGCTCTCTCTCGACTCCTGCATGGACATGGTTCAGGGGATGATGGTGGAACAGTCCCTCCCACTCTGCCACGAGGAGGGAGAGGATGTGTCTAACG GATCGAGCCCCGGTGACAGGTCCTCACTGTCTCCTTCCCCTGTCACCATCAAACAAGAGGCCAGCCCGGAATCGAACCAGCTACAACTCCCCACCAGGCAATACCGCTCCAAATCTGTTGACGTCTCCGGTCTCAAACTTGATGACGCTAAAATAACCATTGAtgttaaaaacaatgaaataataataacacctACAGGTTCAAAGGCTATCACTGATCCAGTTAACGATACACAGAAATCAGTACACTTCAGTGATCTAGAAGAAAAACTAAACATTGGAGACAAAATTACTCAGGCATTCGAAAATTTCCAAGATGGCCTGCAAATGCTAAGCGAATTTAGACAGAATGACAATGAAAATAGAGCTGAAAATAAAGATGAATGTGATACTAAACTCACTATTAGAGGTCCTGGTAGTTATATTAAGAAGCTAATTCAGCAGTTTAGTGAGGATCCTTTTGGGAGTGAAGATGCCAAGCCTGAAGCTGATAGAAGCAGCTCGAGTCAAACAATAAAGGAAAAAGCTGATGCTATTTGTAAAAAATGTCTTCATTACAAGGGTAAGACGTCAAAGTAA
- the LOC134659356 gene encoding histidine decarboxylase isoform X2 — MEHAEFRVKAKEMVDYIADYLENIRERKVYPSVQPGYLHKRLPATPPVQPEAWDDIFKDVDEHIMPGLVHWQSPHMHAYFPALTSYPSIMGDMLSSALNVLCFTWASSPAGTELETIAMNWLGKILGLPECFLNEKNDSPGGGVIQTTASEATLVSLLAARTRALMELSRLNPDLQSSELLGHLICYCSDQAHSSVEKAGLIGLVRMRYIESDEHQSMRGAALEDAILADKENGLVPFWVCATLGTTGSVAFDNLREIGAVCDKHGAWLHVDAAYAGSAFVCPEYRHWMNGIEMADSFAFNPSKWLMVNFDCTAMWVRDSTALHRTFNVNPIYLRHENSGKAIDYMHWQIPLSRRFRALKLWFVLRNYGVSGLQKHIREGVRLAQKFEALVLADQRFEIPQPRNLGMVAFRMKGDNALTERLLKRLNARGYIHAVPACFKGTYVIRFTVTSQRTTNQDILDDWNEIKKVASEILMEVFGSDNGNIVVPKKPRISLKETRELNATFGTSLLLANSPMSPKIVNGTHAAICDYEQVLTSCAQTFAQLKMEPKDSPEMRRRIRAIKMCGKKLSLDSCMDMVQGMMVEQSLPLCHEEGEDVSNGSSPGDRSSLSPSPVTIKQEASPESNQLQLPTRQYRSKSVDVSGLKLDDAKITIDVKNNEIIITPTGSKAITDPVNDTQKSVHFSDLEEKLNIGDKITQAFENFQDGLQMLSEFRQNDNENRAENKDECDTKLTIRGPGSYIKKLIQQFSEDPFGSEDAKPEADRSSSSQTIKEKADAICKKCLHYKGKTSK, encoded by the exons ATGGAGCACGCCGAGTTCAGAGTGAAGG ccaAGGAGATGGTAGACTACATAGCGGACTACCTTGAGAACATCCGCGAAAGGAAGGTGTACCCGAGCGTGCAGCCCGGGTACCTGCACAAGCGGTTACCCGCGACCCCGCCCGTGCAGCCTGAGGCTTGGGATGATATCTTTAAGGACGTTGATGAGCATATCATGCCTGGG CTGGTCCACTGGCAGTCCCCCCACATGCACGCGTACTTCCCCGCTCTGACGTCCTATCCGTCCATCATGGGGGACATGCTGTCAAGTGCGCTCAACGTTCTTTGCTTCACCTGG GCATCATCGCCAGCGGGCACAGAGCTGGAGACCATCGCCATGAACTGGCTCGGCAAGATCCTGGGGCTCCCGGAGTGCTTCCTCAATGAGAAGAACGACAGCCCTGGAGGAGGCGTTATCCAG ACCACTGCAAGCGAGGCCACGCTGGTGAGCCTGCTAGCAGCCCGCACCAGGGCTCTCATGGAGCTCTCGAGGCTCAACCCTGACCTGCAGTCTTCAGAACTGTTGGGACACCTCATTTGCTACTGCTCAGACCAGGCGCATTCGTCAGTGGAGAAGGCTGGGCTTATTG GTCTTGTGCGCATGCGCTACATTGAATCGGACGAGCACCAGAGTATGCGTGGCGCAGCACTGGAGGACGCTATACTGGCAGACAAGGAAAACGGACTCGTCCCTTTCTGG GTGTGTGCGACCCTCGGCACGACGGGTTCCGTAGCCTTCGACAATTTGCGTGAAATAGGCGCAGTATGCGACAAGCATGGCGCATGGCTGCATGTGGACGCCGCATATGCGGGCAGCGCTTTCGTCTGTCCAGAGTACAG GCACTGGATGAACGGGATCGAGATGGCAGACTCCTTCGCTTTCAACCCGTCGAAGTGGCTGATGGTCAACTTTGACTGCACTGCCATGTG GGTCAGGGACAGCACTGCTCTACATAGGACCTTTAATGTCAACCCGATTTACCTGAGGCATGAGAATTCAG GAAAAGCTATCGATTACATG CATTGGCAGATTCCCTTGAGTCGTCGCTTCAGGGCCTTGAAGCTATGGTTCGTGCTGAGGAACTATGGCGTCTCCGGTCTTCAGAAGCATATCAGAGAG GGTGTCCGCTTGGCCCAGAAGTTCGAAGCGTTGGTGTTGGCTGACCAGCGATTTGAGATCCCACAACCGAGGAATCTAG GCATGGTGGCCTTCCGTATGAAGGGAGACAACGCTCTCACAGAGCGTCTGCTCAAACGCCTGAACGCCCGCGGCTACATCCACGCCGTACCCGCTTGCTTCAAGGGGACGTACGTCATCCGGTTCACCGTGACGTCACAGAGGACCACCAACCAGGACATACTCg ATGATTGGAACGAGATCAAGAAAGTGGCTTCGGAGATCCTGATGGAGGTGTTCGGATCTGACAACGGGAACATCGTGGTGCCGAAGAAGCCCAGGATCTCTCTCAAAG AGACCCGTGAGCTGAACGCGACCTTCGGGACCAGCCTACTCCTGGCCAACAGCCCGATGAGTCCCAAGATAGTGAACGGTACCCACGCGGCCATCTGCGACTATGAGCAGGTGCTCACATCCTGCGCACAGACCTTCGCGCAGCTTAAGATGGAACCGAAGGATAGTCCTG AGATGCGTCGCCGCATCCGCGCGATAAAGATGTGCGGGAAGAAGCTCTCTCTCGACTCCTGCATGGACATGGTTCAGGGGATGATGGTGGAACAGTCCCTCCCACTCTGCCACGAGGAGGGAGAGGATGTGTCTAACG GATCGAGCCCCGGTGACAGGTCCTCACTGTCTCCTTCCCCTGTCACCATCAAACAAGAGGCCAGCCCGGAATCGAACCAGCTACAACTCCCCACCAGGCAATACCGCTCCAAATCTGTTGACGTCTCCGGTCTCAAACTTGATGACGCTAAAATAACCATTGAtgttaaaaacaatgaaataataataacacctACAGGTTCAAAGGCTATCACTGATCCAGTTAACGATACACAGAAATCAGTACACTTCAGTGATCTAGAAGAAAAACTAAACATTGGAGACAAAATTACTCAGGCATTCGAAAATTTCCAAGATGGCCTGCAAATGCTAAGCGAATTTAGACAGAATGACAATGAAAATAGAGCTGAAAATAAAGATGAATGTGATACTAAACTCACTATTAGAGGTCCTGGTAGTTATATTAAGAAGCTAATTCAGCAGTTTAGTGAGGATCCTTTTGGGAGTGAAGATGCCAAGCCTGAAGCTGATAGAAGCAGCTCGAGTCAAACAATAAAGGAAAAAGCTGATGCTATTTGTAAAAAATGTCTTCATTACAAGGGTAAGACGTCAAAGTAA
- the LOC134659356 gene encoding histidine decarboxylase isoform X3, producing MEHAEFRVKAKEMVDYIADYLENIRERKVYPSVQPGYLHKRLPATPPVQPEAWDDIFKDVDEHIMPGLVHWQSPHMHAYFPALTSYPSIMGDMLSSALNVLCFTWASSPAGTELETIAMNWLGKILGLPECFLNEKNDSPGGGVIQTTASEATLVSLLAARTRALMELSRLNPDLQSSELLGHLICYCSDQAHSSVEKAGLIGLVRMRYIESDEHQSMRGAALEDAILADKENGLVPFWVCATLGTTGSVAFDNLREIGAVCDKHGAWLHVDAAYAGSAFVCPEYRHWMNGIEMADSFAFNPSKWLMVNFDCTAMWVRDSTALHRTFNVNPIYLRHENSGKAIDYMVGSQVSNVKRMLRTKEVKINGEIITNDNELTKTNEDLINDEDLPDDGLNSGDSYHDLYDDEEGLHGYDKMSPGCGEKIQLENPDKKEYLHWQIPLSRRFRALKLWFVLRNYGVSGLQKHIREGVRLAQKFEALVLADQRFEIPQPRNLGMVAFRMKGDNALTERLLKRLNARGYIHAVPACFKGTYVIRFTVTSQRTTNQDILDDWNEIKKVASEILMEVFGSDNGNIVVPKKPRISLKETRELNATFGTSLLLANSPMSPKIVNGTHAAICDYEQVLTSCAQTFAQLKMEPKDSPGAKVNNIGTK from the exons ATGGAGCACGCCGAGTTCAGAGTGAAGG ccaAGGAGATGGTAGACTACATAGCGGACTACCTTGAGAACATCCGCGAAAGGAAGGTGTACCCGAGCGTGCAGCCCGGGTACCTGCACAAGCGGTTACCCGCGACCCCGCCCGTGCAGCCTGAGGCTTGGGATGATATCTTTAAGGACGTTGATGAGCATATCATGCCTGGG CTGGTCCACTGGCAGTCCCCCCACATGCACGCGTACTTCCCCGCTCTGACGTCCTATCCGTCCATCATGGGGGACATGCTGTCAAGTGCGCTCAACGTTCTTTGCTTCACCTGG GCATCATCGCCAGCGGGCACAGAGCTGGAGACCATCGCCATGAACTGGCTCGGCAAGATCCTGGGGCTCCCGGAGTGCTTCCTCAATGAGAAGAACGACAGCCCTGGAGGAGGCGTTATCCAG ACCACTGCAAGCGAGGCCACGCTGGTGAGCCTGCTAGCAGCCCGCACCAGGGCTCTCATGGAGCTCTCGAGGCTCAACCCTGACCTGCAGTCTTCAGAACTGTTGGGACACCTCATTTGCTACTGCTCAGACCAGGCGCATTCGTCAGTGGAGAAGGCTGGGCTTATTG GTCTTGTGCGCATGCGCTACATTGAATCGGACGAGCACCAGAGTATGCGTGGCGCAGCACTGGAGGACGCTATACTGGCAGACAAGGAAAACGGACTCGTCCCTTTCTGG GTGTGTGCGACCCTCGGCACGACGGGTTCCGTAGCCTTCGACAATTTGCGTGAAATAGGCGCAGTATGCGACAAGCATGGCGCATGGCTGCATGTGGACGCCGCATATGCGGGCAGCGCTTTCGTCTGTCCAGAGTACAG GCACTGGATGAACGGGATCGAGATGGCAGACTCCTTCGCTTTCAACCCGTCGAAGTGGCTGATGGTCAACTTTGACTGCACTGCCATGTG GGTCAGGGACAGCACTGCTCTACATAGGACCTTTAATGTCAACCCGATTTACCTGAGGCATGAGAATTCAG GAAAAGCTATCGATTACATG GTAGGCTCTCAAGTGTCAAACGTAAAACGAATGTTGCGCACCAAAGAGGTTAAAATTAATGGTGAAATCATCACCAATGATAATGAACTGACAAAAACAAATGAAGATCTGATCAACGATGAAGATTTGCCCGATGATGGATTGAACAGCGGTGATTCATATCATGACCTTTACGACGATGAAGAAGGTCTACATGGTTATGATAAGATGTCCCCTGGGTGTGGAGAGAAGATTCAGCTGGAGAATCCGGATAAAAAGGAATATTTA CATTGGCAGATTCCCTTGAGTCGTCGCTTCAGGGCCTTGAAGCTATGGTTCGTGCTGAGGAACTATGGCGTCTCCGGTCTTCAGAAGCATATCAGAGAG GGTGTCCGCTTGGCCCAGAAGTTCGAAGCGTTGGTGTTGGCTGACCAGCGATTTGAGATCCCACAACCGAGGAATCTAG GCATGGTGGCCTTCCGTATGAAGGGAGACAACGCTCTCACAGAGCGTCTGCTCAAACGCCTGAACGCCCGCGGCTACATCCACGCCGTACCCGCTTGCTTCAAGGGGACGTACGTCATCCGGTTCACCGTGACGTCACAGAGGACCACCAACCAGGACATACTCg ATGATTGGAACGAGATCAAGAAAGTGGCTTCGGAGATCCTGATGGAGGTGTTCGGATCTGACAACGGGAACATCGTGGTGCCGAAGAAGCCCAGGATCTCTCTCAAAG AGACCCGTGAGCTGAACGCGACCTTCGGGACCAGCCTACTCCTGGCCAACAGCCCGATGAGTCCCAAGATAGTGAACGGTACCCACGCGGCCATCTGCGACTATGAGCAGGTGCTCACATCCTGCGCACAGACCTTCGCGCAGCTTAAGATGGAACCGAAGGATAGTCCTG GTGCCAAAGTAAACAACATTGGAACCAAATAG